CGACCGGAAGGCCAAGGTGTCGTTGGCCCCATCCCCTACCATCAGAGTGCGTTCGGGCTCGCGCGCTTCGATCCAGCGAGCCTTTTCCTCGGGCAACAGGTTTCCGAAAACCGCTCCTGCCTCCAGCCCCAAAGCCTGACCGACGCCTTGCGCCTTCTCCTCCCGGTCCCCGCTCAGAATAACGACCTCAAATCCCGCCTCCCTAAGTCCGGCGACCTCTCGACTGGAGTCCGGCAGAGGCAGGTCCTCGAACCTGAGGTCCACCAGAACGCGACCATTTCGGGAGAACAAGGTACCCGATCCTTCCGTTCCAGCCCATCCTAGCTTGCCGAGCCGCCAAACGCTCTCCCTTCCCTGCAGAGCAACTCCTTTCCCTACGATTTCCTGCAAGCCGTCCGCGCCTTGGGGACGGTATCGCCCCTTCGCCATCAGGCATTCGCGAATTGTGCTGGAAACTGGGTGACGCGACTTGGAGCAAAGCGCGCTCAGGGCTGACAATTCCTCCGTGCTTAAACGCTCGAGACATTCGGGATTAACCAATGCCAGCGACGAACGCGTCAAGGTACCGGTCTTGTCGAAAACGATGCGGCGGATCCGCGTCAAGCGATTCCATAGGGAGTGAGTCGTCACGAAAACGCCTTGCTGCTTCAGCCGGGCCAAAGCGATCTCGTCCCCGAACGGCCAGGCGATGCCCAAGGCGCAAGGACAGGACACCACCAGCACTGATATAAAAACCTTCAATCCCGCCGAGAGCCCGTCTACCGCCAACCAGCTCGCGCCCCCCATGACCGCGATCGCGAAGGCCACCACCAGATAGCGAAAAATCCACTTCTGGGCCACCAGATCCCGTTCCTGGGCACGCGTCCCACGAGAGCTCAGCTTGCTGAGCAGCGAATCGCCCCAATCCTCCTGCGCCTCCAGCCGCACCGAAAACTGGTTCTCCAGCTCCGCGCCCGAGGGAGCCTCTCCCCCTATCTCCACGATACGCGACTCCGATTCGCCGCTGATCCAATCCATCCCCAAACTCGCCCGCTCGCTGAGCAAGGCGGAACGAACCGGCACTCGTTGCCCCGAGGCTAACCAATACACTTCGCCCTCCTTGATCTGGTCGGCTCGCGTCTTGATCCGACCGCCGGTGCTGCTCTCAATCTCCACCTCAGGCGCGCTCAATTGAATGTCGGCCAAGCGATTCCGGTTTCGCTCGATAGCCACCACCTGCAGCCAACGCCCCACCAGCATCAGAAAGACGAAAGTGGATACAAAGTCGAAGTACACCAAATGGTCGTCACCTTTCCAAATGCCGTACCAGCTCACCAAATACGCAAACACGATTCCGATGGAGATCGGCAAGTCCAAGTGGGCAATCCCCTGCGCCGCTGCCTTGGCCGCCTTGGCAATGAAATAGCTGCCGCAAAAGACGAGGCTCAGGCTCGCGAAAAAAGCCGACAACCAATTGAAATGGCTGGCCACCAAAAAGTCGGCCTCCATTCCCAAGTATCCAGGTAGCGTATACAGCATTCCATTGAGAGCGAAGGCGCCCGAAAGGCCCAGCTTCCAAACCACCTTGCGCGACTCCGACTCGCTGGTTTCTCGAGCCGGACAAACCCGGTAGCCAAACTGCTTGATTCGCCCCGCAAAACCCAAGACGTCAAACACGCCGCTTTCCCACTCCAGATCGAGCGTGCCATACTGGACATTGACGCGACAGGACACGCCTCCTTTCGCCTCGGCAAAAACGCGATCGATCAACCAAACGCAACCCACGCAAGAAATCCCTTCCAAAGCCAAGCTCAGCTGGGCAAGCTTCCCCTTGGACTCCGCTACCTCGACCAAGGCTGCCAACCATGGGTAGTCATTGTTTTCGAAGACGCTGGATCCCACCGGACGCGACACCTCTCCGCGCAGCTCGTAAAAGCGCTCCAAGGACTCGTCATGAATAATTCGATACACGTACTCGCAGCCCGAGCAGCAGAATTTCTCCTCGGCCTGCACAGGCTGGAAGCGGGTGCCGCAATGCTCGCACGCGACTTCCTGGCACACCTTTTCGCGACGCGATTCCTGCCGCCCTACTTGCATATTCCCTCTCCGGAAACGATCGCCTGAGCATCCGTCCCCATGAAAGCACGCATGCACAACAGCCCAACCGCCAGCAAGGCTACGCCACGCCGCAAGTAGGCCAGCTTCTTGGCATCCATCCGCAGCGACAACCATGCCCAGCCGCTCTGAGCAAGTAGCATCAGCGGCAACGTTCCGGCCGCGAAACAAAACATGACCGAAGCCCCCTGGCTTGCCGATCCGCTCATGGTGGTGGCCCATAGCATCAAGTACAAGGGGCCACAGGGAATCAGCGGCGTCAGGGCCCCCAAAGAGAAAGCGCGGGCCTTTCCGGAGAGCCGATACGCCCGCTGCACGATTCCACGGCCGATGCCCGACTTTGCCTGCCATTTGGTAAACAAGCCATCCAAGTTCAATGCCAACGCCACGAAAAAGGCGGCAAACGCCCACGGTGCAAAACGAGCGGGATTGTCCCCCACCCAAGAAACCACACCACTCCCCAAGGCGCCCACGACCGCTCCCAGGAACGTGTAAGACAGCAAACGGCCCAAGTGATACACGCCGTGGGCCGGCAACGCGGAGCGGCCCTTCTTCTGACCAATCAAGGCGCAGCTCAACGGCCCGCACATCCCTACGCAGTGCAAGCTCACCAGAGCGCCGGCGACGAAAGCCGCGAGCGGACTGAGCAAGGCGTAGAGATTTCCGTCGTCGATCATTTCGATTGCTCCAGAGGAATCGGCTCCATCGCGTTCTCGGACGCGACCTTGATGAGGAAGTACCAAGCCACGATCACCACCACGAATGCGAGCGTGACCCAAATCCCTAGTGTACGCCAACCGCCTCTGTTCCTCTTTTTCGATCCTTCAGACATTCTATTTCAGCAAGCTTAAGCTCGGGCCTATGAACTCGAGCGGACGTTTCATGAGCGTTTCCCCTTCGTCATCCAAAACCCGAACGGTCATAGAGAACGGCCCCTTGAAATCAGCCTTGTCGACCAGCACCACCACGGGGCGTACCAAGTCGCCATTGCTCTCGATCTCGAAACTCTGATCAACGCCGCGCACCTGCACGCCCGCCTGCTCGGAATCGAGGGCCAGTCGGTAGTTGCCCACCTCGTTTCGGGTGTTCGTCACACGAACCATGAACTGGTTTCGCACCACATCCGCGTCCACGTAATACGACGAACCTGGAGCCCGCCAAGCGGTGATCGTGGCGTCGCCCAAGCCTTGCAGGGAGAAGAGCAAGACGGAGGCACCGATCAGGAGCAACACCGTGTAGAGAATCATGCGAGGACGCAGGTACTTCGTCTTGCGGCCCTCCAGGCCTTCCATCGAATCGTAGCGAATCAAACCGCGCGGACGCTTGAGCTTGTCCATCACCGTATCGCAAGCGTCGATACAAGCGGAACAGCCGATGCATTCCATCTGCAGGCCTTGCCGGATATCGATTCCGGTTGGGCATACTTGCACGCAGCGGTTGCAGTCGATGCAGTCCCCTACATCCGCCGCCTTAGCTTTGCCCCGCGGTTCGCCCCGCTTCTCGTCGTAGCCGATCACCATGGAATGCTCGTCAATCAGGGCCGACTGCAAGCGTCCGTAAGGACAGATAACGATGCAAAGCTGCTCGCGAAACCATGCGAAATTGAAATACAAGACAGCTGCGTATGCAAAAACGAATACAAAGACTTTCCAGTTCTCGGCAGGCGCTTCGTGCATCATGTTCCAAAGTCCTGGAACCGATACGAAATAGGCCATGAACATGTGAGCCAAGGCGAGGGACAAAAAAACGAAAAGAGCATGCTTGAGCCCACGCTTCCAAATCCTTTCGAAGCCCCACCCGGCCGCGTCGAGCTTGCGGCGCTTAACCGCATCTCCCTCTATCCAACGCTCAACTCGTCGGTAGACATGCTCCAGAAACACCGTCTGCGGGCAAGCCCAGCCACACCAAATGCGGCCAAGCAAAGCGGTCACGTAAAAGAGACCAAAGCCCAATCCCGATATGAGGAAGAACGCCA
The Pelagicoccus enzymogenes DNA segment above includes these coding regions:
- a CDS encoding sulfite exporter TauE/SafE family protein, whose amino-acid sequence is MIDDGNLYALLSPLAAFVAGALVSLHCVGMCGPLSCALIGQKKGRSALPAHGVYHLGRLLSYTFLGAVVGALGSGVVSWVGDNPARFAPWAFAAFFVALALNLDGLFTKWQAKSGIGRGIVQRAYRLSGKARAFSLGALTPLIPCGPLYLMLWATTMSGSASQGASVMFCFAAGTLPLMLLAQSGWAWLSLRMDAKKLAYLRRGVALLAVGLLCMRAFMGTDAQAIVSGEGICK
- the ccoG gene encoding cytochrome c oxidase accessory protein CcoG, translating into MATSSNTKKHVPNRDSLTAVNDDGSRYIIHPADAKGRFTLSRRLVAYALVLVYAALPWIEIGGYPALFLDTDAMRFHFLGMTFGSQDLWLAFFLISGLGFGLFYVTALLGRIWCGWACPQTVFLEHVYRRVERWIEGDAVKRRKLDAAGWGFERIWKRGLKHALFVFLSLALAHMFMAYFVSVPGLWNMMHEAPAENWKVFVFVFAYAAVLYFNFAWFREQLCIVICPYGRLQSALIDEHSMVIGYDEKRGEPRGKAKAADVGDCIDCNRCVQVCPTGIDIRQGLQMECIGCSACIDACDTVMDKLKRPRGLIRYDSMEGLEGRKTKYLRPRMILYTVLLLIGASVLLFSLQGLGDATITAWRAPGSSYYVDADVVRNQFMVRVTNTRNEVGNYRLALDSEQAGVQVRGVDQSFEIESNGDLVRPVVVLVDKADFKGPFSMTVRVLDDEGETLMKRPLEFIGPSLSLLK
- a CDS encoding heavy metal translocating P-type ATPase metal-binding domain-containing protein, with amino-acid sequence MQVGRQESRREKVCQEVACEHCGTRFQPVQAEEKFCCSGCEYVYRIIHDESLERFYELRGEVSRPVGSSVFENNDYPWLAALVEVAESKGKLAQLSLALEGISCVGCVWLIDRVFAEAKGGVSCRVNVQYGTLDLEWESGVFDVLGFAGRIKQFGYRVCPARETSESESRKVVWKLGLSGAFALNGMLYTLPGYLGMEADFLVASHFNWLSAFFASLSLVFCGSYFIAKAAKAAAQGIAHLDLPISIGIVFAYLVSWYGIWKGDDHLVYFDFVSTFVFLMLVGRWLQVVAIERNRNRLADIQLSAPEVEIESSTGGRIKTRADQIKEGEVYWLASGQRVPVRSALLSERASLGMDWISGESESRIVEIGGEAPSGAELENQFSVRLEAQEDWGDSLLSKLSSRGTRAQERDLVAQKWIFRYLVVAFAIAVMGGASWLAVDGLSAGLKVFISVLVVSCPCALGIAWPFGDEIALARLKQQGVFVTTHSLWNRLTRIRRIVFDKTGTLTRSSLALVNPECLERLSTEELSALSALCSKSRHPVSSTIRECLMAKGRYRPQGADGLQEIVGKGVALQGRESVWRLGKLGWAGTEGSGTLFSRNGRVLVDLRFEDLPLPDSSREVAGLREAGFEVVILSGDREEKAQGVGQALGLEAGAVFGNLLPEEKARWIEAREPERTLMVGDGANDTLAFRSALCCGAPANEQGIVAEKADFHYLGNGIGGIRRLLAIGKQRRRAVQWLMAFALAYNLFAVGLSLVGWVTPLIAAVLMPASSVVSLAIVWAVLGSRAAK